CGAGTTCTTCGGCTTCTTTCTTCACTGCTTGAGAGATCTGttcagaaaaatgaaattttacttGAGAATTCACAAATTAAAGATGTCCTTACAATATTTCACGGCTCAAGAGCACCTTCTCTAGGCATTCAACAGTATCTTGATCGAATCTTCAAGTACTCATGCTGCAGCCCTTCGTGCTTTGTCTTGGCCCACATTTATTTGGAGAGATTTATCCAACGAAAGAAAGTTCATTTAACCTCCCTCAATGTTCACCGGCTTGTAATCACAAGTGTGATGGTGGCAGCAAAATTTATTGATGACGCGTGAGTATTAGTCTCCTCTATTATACTATGCTTTGAATGTTTGAAACCTAGGTGGTTTATGCGTAGGTTTTTTATAATACGAATGCTATCAGTGTTTGTTACTGAAATTCTTTTTCTGCATTATTTTCCGCTTGTTGCATCCTTTCGTTAACCTTTGCATCAGGGATAATTCAAATATAATCCCTTCGGTTTTTCAGATACTTCAATAACGATTACTATGCAAGAGTGGGAGGAGTAAGCACAAAAGAGTTGAATAGATTGGAGATGAAATTCTTGTTTGGTCTGGATTTTAGACTCTACGTAAGCGTTGAAGCATTTGGGAAGTGCTGTTCGCAATTGGAAAAGGAAGCGGCTCTTGGGATTCCCA
The sequence above is a segment of the Rhododendron vialii isolate Sample 1 chromosome 13a, ASM3025357v1 genome. Coding sequences within it:
- the LOC131313537 gene encoding cyclin-P3-1, translating into MGTLALETESVISDIFRSLGLKESGKENPEIPRVLRLLSSLLERSVQKNEILLENSQIKDVLTIFHGSRAPSLGIQQYLDRIFKYSCCSPSCFVLAHIYLERFIQRKKVHLTSLNVHRLVITSVMVAAKFIDDAYFNNDYYARVGGVSTKELNRLEMKFLFGLDFRLYVSVEAFGKCCSQLEKEAALGIPIERPILACRIRESWSNTDDSSCASTTAT